The following coding sequences are from one Paracoccus alcaliphilus window:
- a CDS encoding polyprenyl synthetase family protein has product MGVNENVRKPLDRLSAALSAEMEAVNALIRDRMSSRHAPRIPEVTAHLIEAGGKRLRPMLTLAAAKLLDYPGEYHIHLAATVEFIHTATLLHDDVVDESRQRRGRPTANLLWDNKSSVLVGDYLFARSFQLMVEPGNLRTLEILANASATIAEGEVLQLTAAQDLRTDEAVYLQVIRGKTAALFSAATEVGGVIAGAPAPQVQALFDYGDALGIAFQIVDDLLDYGGAAETIGKNIGDDFRERKLTLPVIKAVARADQAEREFWSRTIERGDQRDGDLDHALSLLARHGAMQAARTDALDWAGRAKTALQLLPEHPIRDMLSDLADFVVSRVA; this is encoded by the coding sequence ATGGGTGTGAACGAAAACGTCCGTAAACCGCTGGACCGGCTGTCCGCCGCGCTTTCAGCCGAGATGGAGGCGGTGAACGCGCTGATCCGCGACCGCATGTCCAGCCGGCACGCGCCGCGCATCCCCGAAGTCACCGCCCATCTGATCGAGGCCGGCGGCAAGCGGCTGCGCCCGATGCTGACGCTGGCGGCGGCAAAGCTGCTGGACTATCCGGGCGAATATCACATCCATCTGGCCGCGACGGTCGAGTTCATCCATACGGCGACCCTGCTGCATGACGATGTGGTCGATGAAAGCCGCCAGCGGCGCGGACGGCCGACGGCCAATCTGCTGTGGGACAACAAATCCAGCGTGCTGGTGGGCGACTATCTGTTCGCGCGCAGCTTCCAGTTGATGGTCGAGCCGGGAAATCTGCGCACACTGGAAATCCTCGCCAATGCCAGCGCCACCATCGCTGAGGGCGAGGTGCTGCAACTGACCGCCGCGCAGGATCTGCGCACCGATGAGGCCGTCTATCTGCAGGTAATCCGGGGCAAGACGGCGGCGCTGTTTTCCGCCGCGACCGAAGTCGGTGGCGTGATCGCGGGCGCACCCGCCCCGCAGGTGCAGGCGCTGTTCGATTACGGCGATGCGCTGGGGATCGCCTTCCAGATCGTCGATGACCTGCTGGATTACGGCGGCGCGGCCGAAACCATCGGCAAGAATATCGGCGACGATTTCCGCGAACGCAAACTGACCCTGCCGGTGATCAAGGCCGTGGCCCGCGCCGATCAGGCCGAGCGTGAATTCTGGTCCCGCACCATTGAGCGGGGCGACCAGCGCGACGGCGATCTGGATCACGCGCTGAGCCTGCTGGCCCGTCACGGTGCGATGCAGGCGGCGCGCACCGATGCACTGGACTGGGCCGGACGCGCCAAGACCGCCTTGCAGCTGCTGCCCGAACATCCGATCCGCGACATGCTGTCCGATCTGGCCGATTTCGTCGTCAGCCGGGTCGCCTGA
- a CDS encoding DUF2007 domain-containing protein, whose product MKELFRSNDPIRISRVLGLLDAEGIAAFELDQHMSILDGSIGILPRRVMVADRDEFVARAILKDLGLDD is encoded by the coding sequence ATGAAAGAACTCTTCCGCAGCAACGATCCCATCCGCATTTCGCGCGTCCTTGGCCTGCTTGACGCCGAGGGCATCGCCGCGTTCGAGCTGGACCAGCATATGAGCATCCTCGACGGCTCGATCGGCATTCTGCCGCGCCGGGTGATGGTTGCCGACCGCGACGAATTCGTTGCCCGCGCGATCCTGAAGGATCTGGGGCTGGATGACTGA
- a CDS encoding ammonium transporter, producing MKKTLPLVAMLVAIAAAPALAQDAAPAEAVSADVYYIFNTLLFLIGAFLVMWMAAGFAMLEAGLVRSKNVTTQLFKNVGVFGIAGLMYWILGYNLMYPGDWTIGGVIGEIFSPKTIDAVASGVVDDGYSSGSDFIFQLMFCATTASIVSGTVAERIRVFPFLIFTVVLTGVIYPIEASWQWGEGWLSDMGFSDFAGSTLVHATGGFAALAGAIVLGARHGKYRADGRVQAMPGSNLALATLGTFILWLGWFGFNGASQLAIGSVNDAADVSRVFVNTNMAASAGVVVAIICCHLRYGRVDLTMVLNGALAGLVSITAEPLFPSIFGAVLIGGVGGMIAVFAVPLLDRFKIDDVVGAIPVHLIAGIWGTLIVPASNPDTSYVTQLIGVVAIGGFVFIASFIVWSVLKATVGIRADQEAEINGLDISEMSMEAYPDFVQAK from the coding sequence ATGAAAAAGACCCTCCCGCTTGTCGCAATGCTTGTGGCGATCGCGGCGGCCCCTGCCCTGGCGCAGGATGCGGCGCCTGCGGAAGCTGTCAGCGCCGATGTCTATTATATCTTCAACACATTGCTGTTTCTGATCGGCGCGTTTCTGGTGATGTGGATGGCGGCCGGTTTCGCCATGCTGGAGGCCGGGCTGGTCCGGTCCAAGAACGTCACTACGCAGCTGTTCAAGAATGTCGGCGTCTTCGGCATCGCCGGGCTGATGTACTGGATTCTGGGCTATAACCTGATGTATCCGGGCGACTGGACCATCGGCGGCGTGATCGGAGAGATCTTCAGCCCCAAGACCATCGACGCGGTGGCCAGCGGGGTGGTCGATGACGGCTATTCCTCGGGGTCGGATTTCATCTTCCAGCTGATGTTCTGCGCCACCACCGCCTCGATCGTGTCGGGCACCGTGGCCGAGCGGATCCGCGTCTTTCCCTTCCTGATCTTCACCGTGGTGTTGACCGGGGTGATCTATCCCATCGAGGCAAGCTGGCAATGGGGCGAGGGCTGGCTGTCGGATATGGGCTTTTCCGACTTTGCCGGATCGACGCTGGTTCATGCGACTGGCGGTTTCGCGGCGCTGGCGGGCGCCATCGTGCTGGGTGCGCGCCACGGCAAATATCGCGCCGACGGGCGGGTGCAGGCCATGCCGGGGTCGAACCTTGCGCTGGCCACGCTGGGTACCTTCATCCTGTGGCTGGGCTGGTTCGGCTTCAATGGCGCATCGCAACTGGCCATCGGGTCGGTGAATGACGCCGCCGATGTCAGCCGGGTTTTCGTGAATACCAATATGGCCGCCTCTGCCGGGGTCGTTGTCGCGATCATCTGCTGCCATCTGCGCTATGGCAGGGTGGACCTGACCATGGTGCTGAACGGGGCGCTGGCCGGGCTGGTCTCGATCACCGCCGAGCCGCTGTTTCCCTCGATCTTCGGCGCGGTGCTGATCGGCGGCGTGGGTGGCATGATCGCGGTCTTTGCGGTGCCGCTGCTGGACCGCTTCAAGATCGACGACGTGGTCGGCGCCATTCCGGTTCACCTGATCGCCGGGATCTGGGGCACGCTGATCGTTCCGGCCTCGAACCCCGATACCAGCTATGTCACGCAGCTGATCGGCGTCGTCGCCATCGGAGGCTTCGTCTTCATCGCCAGCTTCATCGTCTGGAGCGTGCTGAAGGCCACCGTCGGTATCCGCGCGGATCAGGAAGCCGAAATCAACGGGCTGGATATCAGCGAGATGAGCATGGAAGCCTATCCCGACTTCGTGCAGGCAAAATAG
- a CDS encoding tRNA1(Val) (adenine(37)-N6)-methyltransferase, translated as MTDIRQDGFLGGRLRIAQPVRGYRSGADAVMLAAACTAQAGQTVLELGCGAGVASLCLGWRVPGVVLAGIERQPDYAALARDNAQGNGINLSVHEGALEAMPEALRARSFDHVIANPPYFTGGTAGPDAGRAIARQEKTPLELWLDVALKRLKPGGSLSFIQRADRLDGLISALGTRAGGIVILPIAARAGREAGRIILTARKGTRAPLRLLAPFVMHESARHLRDAEDLTAAASAVLRDGAALTSLFAKD; from the coding sequence ATGACTGACATCCGGCAGGACGGTTTTCTGGGCGGGCGGCTGCGGATCGCCCAGCCAGTGCGGGGCTATCGCTCGGGCGCGGATGCGGTGATGCTGGCCGCCGCCTGCACGGCGCAGGCGGGTCAGACGGTGCTGGAGCTGGGCTGCGGGGCGGGGGTGGCCAGCCTGTGTCTGGGCTGGCGCGTGCCGGGCGTGGTGCTGGCCGGGATCGAACGCCAGCCCGATTACGCGGCACTGGCGCGCGACAATGCGCAGGGCAACGGGATCAACCTGAGCGTGCATGAAGGCGCGTTGGAGGCGATGCCCGAGGCATTGCGTGCCCGCAGTTTCGATCATGTCATCGCCAACCCTCCCTATTTCACCGGCGGAACGGCGGGACCCGATGCGGGCCGCGCCATCGCCCGGCAGGAAAAGACACCGTTGGAGCTGTGGCTTGATGTCGCACTGAAACGGCTGAAACCGGGCGGCTCGCTCAGCTTCATCCAGCGCGCGGATCGTCTGGACGGGTTGATTTCGGCGCTGGGAACCCGCGCTGGCGGCATCGTCATCCTGCCCATAGCGGCGCGCGCGGGGCGCGAGGCGGGCCGTATCATCCTGACCGCACGCAAGGGAACGCGCGCGCCGCTGCGGCTGCTGGCGCCTTTCGTCATGCATGAATCGGCCCGGCATTTGCGCGACGCAGAGGATCTGACCGCCGCCGCATCCGCCGTTTTGCGCGATGGTGCGGCGCTCACGTCTCTGTTTGCGAAAGATTAG
- a CDS encoding EAL domain-containing protein translates to MTDGNSFDSGSPLEYAIGKQDRITMPAVRAAVEKGNGVLAYQPIVQASRTDRAAYFEGLIRIIDDTGRIIPLKDFMPLAERTELGRQIDCLSLGLGLRDLANDPSLRLAVNMSARSISCPDWIRTLRQGLAQADVGERLILEITESSAMGMPDQVHGFMREVREHGISLALDDFGAGYTSFRYLRDFCFDMIKIDGQFIRDIAQHADNQVLTRALMSIAHHFDMFTIAESVETAEDAAFLIEMGIDCLQGYYFGAPTIAPPWKNPPSVARR, encoded by the coding sequence GTGACCGACGGCAACTCTTTCGACAGCGGTTCCCCGCTTGAATACGCGATCGGCAAGCAGGACCGCATCACCATGCCCGCGGTTCGCGCGGCGGTGGAAAAGGGCAATGGCGTGCTGGCCTATCAGCCGATCGTGCAGGCCAGCCGCACCGACCGCGCGGCCTATTTTGAGGGGCTGATCCGCATCATCGACGATACCGGCCGGATCATTCCGCTGAAGGACTTCATGCCGCTGGCCGAACGCACCGAACTGGGACGCCAGATCGACTGCCTGTCGCTGGGGCTGGGGCTGCGCGATCTGGCCAATGATCCATCGCTGCGTCTGGCGGTGAACATGTCGGCGCGTTCGATCAGTTGCCCCGACTGGATCCGCACCCTGCGGCAGGGGCTGGCCCAGGCCGATGTCGGCGAAAGGCTGATACTGGAGATCACCGAAAGCTCGGCCATGGGGATGCCCGATCAGGTCCACGGCTTCATGCGGGAGGTGCGCGAACACGGCATCAGTCTGGCGCTGGACGATTTCGGCGCGGGCTATACCTCGTTCCGCTATCTGCGCGATTTCTGCTTTGACATGATCAAGATCGACGGCCAGTTCATCCGCGACATCGCACAGCATGCCGACAATCAGGTGCTGACCCGAGCGCTGATGTCCATCGCCCATCATTTCGACATGTTCACCATCGCCGAATCGGTCGAAACCGCCGAAGACGCAGCCTTCCTGATCGAAATGGGGATCGACTGCCTTCAGGGCTATTATTTCGGCGCGCCGACCATCGCGCCGCCATGGAAGAACCCGCCCTCGGTCGCGCGGCGATGA
- a CDS encoding TlpA disulfide reductase family protein: MLRSVLLYTALVLGANAASAADVDWDAAKAGLPKLVQSSDPAPVGTTEFTDPDGGTHSLADYQGQIVLLNFWATWCAPCREEMPALDELQTELGGDDFQVVTIATGRNAVPKIHDFFDEVGVTSLPILLDPRQQLAREMGVVGLPVSVLIDRDGNEIARLMGDDDWASDPAKELIRQLSAP; encoded by the coding sequence ATGCTGCGTTCTGTCCTGCTTTATACGGCACTGGTTTTAGGTGCAAATGCCGCCTCGGCTGCGGACGTGGACTGGGATGCCGCAAAGGCCGGTCTGCCCAAGCTGGTGCAGTCCTCGGATCCGGCGCCGGTCGGCACCACCGAATTCACCGATCCTGATGGCGGAACGCATTCGCTGGCCGATTATCAGGGCCAGATCGTGCTGCTGAACTTCTGGGCGACATGGTGCGCGCCCTGCCGCGAGGAAATGCCCGCGCTGGATGAATTGCAGACCGAGCTGGGCGGCGACGATTTTCAGGTCGTCACCATCGCGACGGGACGCAATGCGGTGCCCAAGATCCACGATTTCTTTGACGAGGTCGGCGTGACCAGCCTGCCGATCCTGCTGGACCCGCGCCAGCAACTGGCCCGCGAAATGGGCGTGGTCGGGCTGCCGGTCAGCGTGCTGATCGACCGTGACGGCAACGAGATCGCGCGACTGATGGGCGATGACGACTGGGCCTCGGACCCGGCGAAAGAGCTTATCCGCCAACTGTCAGCGCCTTGA
- a CDS encoding DNA-3-methyladenine glycosylase I, whose protein sequence is MNERCTWCGSDPLYVAYHDDEWGVPEYDARALWEKLVLDGFQAGLSWITILRKRDAFREEFEGFDPQRVASWDAARIERALQNPGIIRHRGKIESTVRGAQRFLEIEGQEGFAPWLWSFVGGQPIQNDFASMAEVPAATPESTAMSKALKKRGFNFCGPVITYAFMQATGMVNDHVTTCPQHAGVKALTVGG, encoded by the coding sequence ATGAACGAACGCTGCACATGGTGCGGAAGCGACCCGCTTTATGTCGCCTATCACGACGATGAATGGGGTGTGCCGGAATACGATGCGCGCGCATTGTGGGAAAAGCTGGTGCTGGACGGGTTTCAGGCGGGGCTCAGCTGGATCACGATCCTGCGCAAACGCGACGCATTCCGCGAGGAATTCGAGGGGTTTGACCCCCAGCGCGTCGCGTCATGGGATGCTGCGCGGATCGAGCGCGCCCTGCAAAACCCCGGCATCATCCGCCATCGCGGCAAGATCGAATCGACCGTGCGCGGCGCGCAGCGGTTCCTTGAGATCGAGGGGCAGGAGGGGTTCGCGCCCTGGCTGTGGTCCTTTGTCGGCGGCCAGCCGATCCAGAATGATTTTGCCAGCATGGCCGAGGTGCCCGCCGCCACCCCCGAATCGACCGCCATGTCGAAGGCGCTGAAGAAACGCGGCTTCAATTTCTGCGGGCCGGTGATCACCTATGCCTTCATGCAGGCCACCGGGATGGTCAACGACCATGTCACCACCTGCCCGCAACATGCCGGGGTCAAGGCGCTGACAGTTGGCGGATAA
- the phbB gene encoding acetoacetyl-CoA reductase: MSKVALVTGGSRGIGAAISKALQAAGYTVAANYAGNDDAAKAFTEETGIKTYKWSVADYDACAAGIKQVEDDLGPVAVLVNNAGITRDSMFHKMTPQQWKEVIDTNLSGVFNMTHPVWGGMRDRKFGRVINISSINGQKGQAGQANYSAAKAGDLGFTKALAQEGARAGITVNAICPGYIGTEMVRAIDEKVLNERIIPQIPVGRLGEPEEIARCVVFLASDDAGFITGSTISANGGQFFV; encoded by the coding sequence ATGTCGAAAGTTGCGTTGGTTACCGGCGGTTCGCGGGGGATTGGTGCCGCCATTTCAAAGGCGTTGCAGGCGGCGGGCTATACCGTCGCGGCCAATTACGCGGGCAATGACGACGCTGCCAAAGCCTTTACCGAGGAAACCGGCATCAAGACCTATAAATGGTCGGTGGCCGATTACGACGCCTGCGCGGCGGGCATCAAACAGGTCGAGGATGATCTGGGCCCGGTCGCCGTTCTGGTGAACAATGCCGGCATCACCCGCGATTCCATGTTCCACAAGATGACGCCGCAACAGTGGAAAGAGGTGATCGACACCAACCTGTCGGGCGTCTTCAACATGACCCATCCGGTCTGGGGCGGCATGCGCGACCGCAAGTTCGGCCGCGTCATCAATATCAGCTCGATCAACGGGCAGAAGGGTCAGGCCGGGCAGGCCAACTATTCGGCGGCCAAGGCGGGCGATCTGGGCTTTACCAAAGCCCTGGCGCAGGAAGGCGCGCGCGCGGGCATTACCGTCAACGCGATCTGCCCCGGCTATATCGGCACGGAAATGGTCCGCGCCATCGACGAAAAGGTCCTGAACGAACGGATCATCCCGCAAATCCCCGTCGGTCGTCTGGGCGAGCCCGAGGAAATCGCCCGCTGCGTGGTCTTTCTGGCCTCGGACGATGCCGGCTTCATCACCGGATCAACCATCAGCGCCAATGGCGGGCAGTTCTTCGTCTGA
- a CDS encoding acetyl-CoA C-acetyltransferase, with protein MTKAVIVSAARTPVGSFLGSFANIPAHDLGAAVLKEVVARAGVDPSEISETILGQVLTAAQGQNPARQAHINAGLPQESAAWLLNQVCGSGLRAVALAAQQVVLGDAAIVLAGGQESMSLSTHAAYLRAGQKMGDMQMVDTMIRDGLWDAFNNYHMGQTAENVAEKWGITRDQQDEFAVASQNKAEEAQKAGRFDDEIMAYTVKTRKGEVTVDKDEYIRHGATLEAMQKLRPAFAKDGSVTAANASGLNDGAAAVMVMTEDEASRRGLTPLARIASYATAGLDPAIMGTGPIPASRKALEKAGWSVGDLDLVEANEAFAAQACAVNKDMGWDPAIVNVNGGAIAIGHPIGASGCRILNTLLFEMKRRDAKKGLATLCIGGGMGVALCLER; from the coding sequence ATGACCAAAGCCGTAATTGTTTCCGCCGCCCGCACGCCGGTCGGCAGTTTTCTGGGATCTTTCGCGAATATCCCGGCGCATGATCTTGGCGCCGCGGTGCTGAAAGAGGTCGTGGCCCGCGCCGGCGTCGATCCGTCCGAAATCAGCGAGACGATCCTGGGACAGGTGCTGACCGCCGCACAGGGGCAGAACCCCGCGCGTCAGGCGCATATCAATGCCGGGCTGCCGCAGGAATCCGCCGCGTGGCTGCTCAATCAGGTCTGCGGCTCGGGCCTGCGGGCGGTGGCGCTGGCCGCGCAGCAGGTGGTGCTGGGCGATGCCGCCATCGTTCTGGCGGGCGGACAGGAAAGCATGTCGCTGTCGACCCATGCCGCCTATCTGCGCGCCGGGCAGAAGATGGGCGACATGCAGATGGTCGATACCATGATCCGCGACGGGCTGTGGGACGCCTTCAACAACTATCACATGGGCCAGACCGCCGAAAACGTGGCCGAGAAATGGGGCATCACCCGCGACCAGCAGGATGAATTCGCCGTCGCCTCGCAGAACAAGGCCGAAGAGGCGCAGAAGGCGGGCCGGTTCGATGACGAGATCATGGCCTATACCGTCAAGACCCGTAAGGGCGAGGTGACCGTGGACAAGGATGAATATATCCGCCACGGCGCCACGCTGGAGGCGATGCAGAAGCTGCGCCCGGCCTTTGCCAAGGATGGCAGCGTGACCGCCGCCAATGCCTCGGGGCTGAATGACGGCGCCGCCGCGGTGATGGTGATGACCGAGGATGAGGCCAGCCGTCGCGGTCTGACGCCGCTGGCGCGCATCGCATCCTATGCGACGGCGGGTCTGGACCCGGCGATCATGGGCACCGGCCCGATCCCGGCCAGCCGCAAGGCGCTGGAAAAGGCCGGTTGGTCGGTCGGCGATCTGGATCTGGTCGAGGCGAACGAGGCCTTCGCCGCGCAGGCCTGCGCCGTCAACAAGGACATGGGCTGGGACCCGGCGATCGTGAACGTGAACGGCGGCGCCATCGCCATCGGCCACCCGATCGGCGCCTCGGGCTGCCGCATCCTGAACACGCTGCTGTTCGAGATGAAGCGCCGCGACGCGAAAAAGGGCCTCGCCACCCTGTGCATCGGCGGCGGCATGGGCGTCGCCCTCTGCCTCGAACGCTGA
- a CDS encoding transglycosylase domain-containing protein, with protein sequence MKRPTGTPKRTGRSPVADKRSFADANTAKTKAKIHRKRKPAPKRGNVVVRGVAGTVTLIWRIIWGSLWRLAMVFALILGAATAYYFVGLPEAQALFDGRARGSVTMMDREGRVFAWRGETFGMVSSDKIAPVLKEAVIATEDRRFYGHMGISPRGIASAVSINMAAGRGPLEGHGGSTITQQVAKLLCLGDSFDPIRWKNEAEFEADCRETSLWRKVKEVPFSFALEAKYSKDDILNIYMNRSYLGAGARGFEAASQRYFNKPASEVNAAEAAMLAGLLRAPSYYAPTANLQRSQDRANVILGLMAEQNYLDQTELAEARANPARLSQAAAARAGGYFADWVMETGPGFLTTETTEDVTIKTTFDQRIQRAAERALQRVFDEKVDEGSKAQAAVVVMSADGAVRAMVGGRDNTAQGTFNRATQAKRQTGSSFKPFVFGAALEAGYSPSDIVQDAPLTIHIRGSSPWSPQNYTRRYSGPVTLTTALKNSLNTATIRLQETVGRDQVRRVAHDFGIVSNLTTSPSLGLGASEATLLELTGAYAGIRNGGTSVAPYGLIELRLGSDDQPLMGQAGGFGERVLSQRAAGQLIYMMSQVIDSGTGGRAKLDRPAAGKTGTTSSYRDAWFVGFTEQYVTGVWMGYDDNTPLKGVTGGGLPAEIWQAVMSEIHEGLPVLPLSTVSPDGSGIVMSGEGMPRVVTSGSADDPLAAALAGAMSNGGGQGGGRVITAPGETPQGQAPQTPGNTNSADSDDALSRALNGILGGT encoded by the coding sequence ATGAAAAGACCCACCGGCACTCCGAAGCGCACGGGCCGCAGCCCCGTTGCCGACAAGCGCAGCTTCGCGGACGCGAACACCGCCAAAACCAAGGCGAAAATCCATCGCAAGCGCAAGCCTGCGCCAAAACGCGGCAATGTCGTCGTGCGCGGCGTGGCGGGCACGGTGACGCTGATCTGGCGGATCATCTGGGGCTCTCTGTGGCGTCTGGCGATGGTCTTCGCGCTGATTCTGGGCGCAGCCACGGCCTATTACTTCGTCGGCCTGCCCGAGGCGCAGGCGCTGTTCGACGGGCGCGCCCGCGGCTCTGTCACCATGATGGACCGCGAGGGGCGCGTCTTTGCCTGGCGGGGCGAGACCTTCGGCATGGTCAGCAGCGACAAGATCGCCCCGGTCCTGAAAGAGGCCGTGATCGCGACCGAGGATCGCCGTTTCTATGGCCATATGGGCATCAGCCCGCGCGGCATCGCCAGCGCCGTCAGCATCAACATGGCCGCCGGGCGCGGCCCGCTGGAAGGTCATGGCGGCTCGACCATCACCCAGCAGGTCGCGAAACTGCTGTGCCTTGGCGACAGCTTCGACCCGATCCGCTGGAAGAACGAGGCCGAGTTCGAGGCCGATTGCCGCGAAACCAGCCTGTGGCGCAAGGTCAAGGAGGTTCCGTTCTCTTTCGCGCTGGAAGCCAAGTATTCCAAGGACGACATCCTCAACATCTATATGAACCGGTCCTATCTGGGCGCAGGCGCGCGCGGCTTCGAGGCCGCCAGCCAGCGTTATTTCAACAAGCCCGCATCCGAAGTGAACGCCGCCGAGGCCGCGATGCTGGCCGGCCTGCTGCGCGCGCCCAGCTATTACGCGCCGACCGCGAACCTTCAGCGCAGCCAGGACCGCGCCAATGTGATTCTGGGGCTGATGGCCGAACAGAACTATCTGGATCAGACCGAACTGGCCGAGGCCCGCGCCAATCCCGCGCGTCTGTCGCAGGCGGCGGCGGCACGCGCCGGCGGTTACTTCGCCGATTGGGTGATGGAGACAGGTCCGGGTTTCCTGACCACGGAAACGACTGAAGACGTCACCATCAAGACCACCTTTGACCAACGCATCCAGCGCGCCGCCGAACGCGCGTTGCAGCGGGTCTTTGACGAAAAGGTCGATGAGGGCTCGAAGGCGCAGGCGGCGGTCGTCGTCATGTCGGCGGATGGCGCCGTGCGCGCCATGGTCGGCGGGCGCGACAACACCGCGCAAGGCACGTTCAACCGCGCCACGCAGGCGAAACGGCAGACCGGATCCAGCTTCAAGCCCTTCGTCTTCGGCGCCGCGCTGGAAGCCGGCTATTCGCCCTCGGACATCGTGCAGGACGCGCCGCTGACGATCCATATCCGCGGCTCCAGCCCGTGGTCGCCGCAGAACTATACCCGCCGCTATTCCGGGCCGGTGACGCTGACCACGGCGCTCAAGAACTCGCTGAACACGGCGACGATCCGGTTGCAGGAAACCGTCGGCCGCGATCAGGTACGCCGCGTCGCCCATGATTTCGGCATCGTCAGCAACCTGACCACCAGCCCCTCGCTGGGGCTGGGTGCCTCCGAGGCGACGCTGCTGGAACTGACCGGCGCCTATGCGGGGATCCGCAACGGCGGCACTTCGGTTGCACCCTATGGCCTGATCGAACTGCGCCTTGGCAGCGACGACCAGCCGCTGATGGGGCAGGCCGGCGGCTTTGGCGAAAGGGTGCTGAGCCAGCGCGCGGCGGGCCAGTTGATCTATATGATGAGCCAGGTGATCGACAGCGGCACCGGCGGCCGCGCCAAACTGGACCGCCCGGCGGCAGGCAAGACCGGCACCACCTCCAGCTATCGCGATGCCTGGTTCGTTGGCTTTACCGAGCAATATGTGACCGGCGTCTGGATGGGCTATGACGACAACACGCCGCTGAAAGGCGTGACCGGCGGCGGCCTGCCTGCCGAGATCTGGCAGGCGGTCATGTCCGAAATCCACGAGGGGCTGCCGGTCCTGCCGCTGTCCACCGTATCGCCCGACGGCAGCGGTATCGTCATGTCGGGCGAGGGCATGCCCCGCGTCGTGACCTCTGGCTCGGCCGATGATCCGCTGGCGGCGGCACTGGCCGGCGCCATGTCGAACGGTGGCGGTCAGGGCGGGGGCCGGGTCATCACCGCTCCGGGCGAAACCCCGCAGGGTCAGGCCCCCCAGACCCCCGGCAACACCAATTCCGCAGACAGCGACGATGCCCTCAGCCGGGCGCTGAACGGAATTCTGGGCGGCACCTGA
- a CDS encoding YdcH family protein has protein sequence MLQSIRSTQPLEEDMMSVASHVEELRRKHRVLSEAVEKAQSSPGTNDLEIVAMKREKLRLKEQISRLAH, from the coding sequence ATGCTGCAATCGATTCGTTCAACACAACCATTAGAGGAGGACATGATGTCGGTAGCTTCGCATGTTGAGGAACTACGCAGGAAACATCGTGTACTGTCTGAAGCTGTCGAGAAAGCCCAGAGCAGCCCAGGTACCAACGACCTTGAGATCGTGGCGATGAAGCGCGAAAAGCTTCGTCTGAAGGAACAGATCTCGCGCCTGGCGCATTGA